taaattttaagaaaaaatgatatatatatatttgaatatttgtatTCTCAGAGTAAAGAGTTACACAAATGGAGAGTAGAGAAGGAACACAAGCTAGAAGAAGCAAGACAGGCCAAGGAAGCGGCAATGGCAATGGCGGAGAACGAGAAGGCAAAGACCAGAGCAGCAATGGAAGCAATAGCCACCGCCAACAGAATAGCAGAAATCGAAgcaaagaagagaaaacaaatcGAAACGGCGTCTCTTAGAAAAGCAGAGGATAAGAACACTAGTGATAGAAGGTATAGGGAATATACAATCGAGGAGATCGAAGAAGCAACAGAAAATTTCTCAATAAATAACAAGATCGGAGAAGGAGGTTACGGACCTGTTTACGAGGGCACATTAGACTACACAAAAGTGGCTATAAAAGTCTTGAGACCGGATGCAAGGCAAGGAAGATCGCAGTTCCAGCAAGAGGTCGAAGTCCTAACCTCCATAAGACATCCGAACTTGGTTCTCTTGCTAGGAGCCTGCGCGGAGTACGGGTGTCTAGTCTACGAACACCTCGAAAACGGCAGCGTAGAAGACCTTCTCCTCAAGCGAGGAAACAACTCTCCCGTGCTGCTTACGTGGCAGCTACGGTTCCGCATCGCAGCCGAAATCGCCACTAGTCTCAACTTCCTCCACCACATGAAACCGGAGCCGGTCGTGCACCGGGACCTTAAACCGGCTAACGTGTTGCTCGACCAGCATATGGTCAGCAAGATCGCCGACGTGGGTCTCGCTAGGCTCGTCCCTCCCTCGGTCTCTGATGCCGTGACGCAGTATAGAGTGACGTCAGCTGCTGGGACCTTGTGTTATATCGATCCTGAGTACCAGCAGACGGGTATGCTTGGGACCAAATCAGACGTGTACTCGTTCGGGATCACGCTTTTGCAGATACTCACGGGGAAGCCACCGATGAGCTTGACTCACCAGGTGCAAAAGGCGATTGAAGGAGGGACGTTTGCTGAGATGTTAGATCCTGATGTTCATGACTGGCCACTCGAAGAGGCCTTGGTTTTGGCGAAAATTGGTTTACGATGCGCTGAGTTGAGGCGGAAAGACAGGCCTAACTTGGGGAAGGATGTGTTGCCTGAGCTTAAGAGGCTCATGGATTTAGCTGAAGAAAGCATGTCTATCGTGCGGTCAGAATAACAAGCGGAACTGATAGTGTAGCGTCTACGTAAAtgcctctcttttctctcttcagATTGTTATACGAAACATGTCTTTGATTTCTAAACCACTACTTCTTTTTAAACCTGTTTTAGGAGATATTAAGCGATCCATGTCTCAACAAATATGGGAATGGTGGAAGTTTTAATTACTGAACATCCTCTTGAGGAGGTAATACAGAGGGAGTAGAGGGCCGtgtgaagaggaagaaggaatGCACAAATGTAAGTAAGAAAACTCATCATCTTGTTTTTATTGTGGAATGGTGAAGAACCCTAGCCatgaagaaaattttaatttgtttctaaaagtgaaaatgaatcttccaaaaaattttcTATGTTGCCAGGTGCAATTAATGCATGTGATTTTGTAAGTTTTGAATGATTAAGCTTTTGCTTTTACAAggtaaacacaaaaaaattttaaCATTGTGTGAACATTTTATTAAAGCATCCAAACATAAGTAGTTGAAATAAAAGGGAAATAAGGAGTCAAAAGGGCCTATTCCCAAAACCAAAACAGAGCATAACGAAAAGAGACACCACATCTCTCACGCTATCTGTATTATTTATTCAGTTTATAAGATGCGCAAACCCTATCAAAAAATTCCTTGCTTGCAGATAAATATCCAGCTAGTATGGGCTGAATGGTATATTTCCTTATTGTTCTAGACTGGATCATTTCTTCTTATGCCAGAGGAACTACAGTGTCCTCATAAGAAACTACAGTAGTGTCCACCATATAGGCACTCCGGTTACAAGATGTGCAGCTTCT
The window above is part of the Brassica napus cultivar Da-Ae chromosome C3, Da-Ae, whole genome shotgun sequence genome. Proteins encoded here:
- the LOC106384440 gene encoding U-box domain-containing protein 35-like, yielding MVGSERRDERVVVAIDRGKGSQAALKWAVDNLVTSGESLTLVHVKLKQALVINANPNKYSDDVKELFLPFRCFCNRKDIRCEDAVLEDVDAAKGIIGYVKENAIDILVLGASKMTLLKRFKAADVTSTVMKGAANFCTVYAISGSKISSVRSATSSPPPLCAIRPQITARPSNNSMGQRETQDEIEIKYKSQRGFDQASVTDSDISFVSSDRRSVDIMFPTPSRLAIYSEFEDNRSSFATSSCSSEKQSVDLGSSYSAFSPSSQESGRLSTWWSLQDDVQAEMKRLKMELRKNDIYIFEYLYSQSKELHKWRVEKEHKLEEARQAKEAAMAMAENEKAKTRAAMEAIATANRIAEIEAKKRKQIETASLRKAEDKNTSDRRYREYTIEEIEEATENFSINNKIGEGGYGPVYEGTLDYTKVAIKVLRPDARQGRSQFQQEVEVLTSIRHPNLVLLLGACAEYGCLVYEHLENGSVEDLLLKRGNNSPVLLTWQLRFRIAAEIATSLNFLHHMKPEPVVHRDLKPANVLLDQHMVSKIADVGLARLVPPSVSDAVTQYRVTSAAGTLCYIDPEYQQTGMLGTKSDVYSFGITLLQILTGKPPMSLTHQVQKAIEGGTFAEMLDPDVHDWPLEEALVLAKIGLRCAELRRKDRPNLGKDVLPELKRLMDLAEESMSIVRSE